GGTCACATGGCGGGGACTACAATAAAAACTGACTGACCAGAGAGGCATCTTCTTTGACCTTCTTCTCTCTTGCTTCCAAAGATGCCTTCTGAGTGGCTGTTTTTTTCAGCTGTGTCTCCAGAGCCTGCAGCCTTTCCATGGCTTGAGAATGGGAGTTGGCCAAACTGGTCAGTCTTTCCACCAACCCGCAGTTCTCCTTACTCTGGGATTAAGGATCAGGGATTAGTTCAGGTCTTCTCCGAGGACTGGACGACGGGCCTCGAGACGACATTTACCTGCTCCTCATTTTTCTTTCGGAGCTGCTGCACCCTGAATGACAGCTGAACCTGTTGCACCAATCGACGCATGGCGTTAAAACGCCGTCGAGCGAGCCATGCTCTGGCGTACTTCTGCAGCACCGATGCCTTGCGTGCTTCCACCAGCTGAGCAATGACGACCAGGTCATTTAAAGTCTGACTTTGATTCCGTATCTTCACAAATACTGCCAAGGAAGCTACCGTTACAGACCTTTGAATAGGATCTACGGGCCAGCCAACCTCGTGTGTAAgcttggatgatgatgatgcccaAGCGTACCGTTTGGTAGCTCTTCTTAATGCGGAAGCCTCTCCAGTACCTCTGAATGACAACCGCTGACCATCCCTGCTTCAGGTTTGCTGCGCTCACTGCTTTACTGCAgttcacaaacaaaaaacacaaattgtgACATCTGGGTCTCAAGGTTTTCAATCTATGGTAAAAGCCACTAACCGTACAGTCTTCTTGCCACGGATGTAGTGTTGTATCAGGATGGCTGCCTGCCTCAAGCGTTGGTAGTTTCTTCTCTGGATCAGTCCACGGACGTATTTCTGGATGGTAATGCACGCCCCTCTTAGTCGGTCCAGGCGCAGCTTTTCTAGATATGCTACCTGACCAGCTCGGAGGAAGATCTTTGTGCGACCAAACTTGTACTGGTTGGGGTCCTGGAGACAGAATCAAAGAGAAAAGAACAAAACCTCGAATTTGTGGTTGTAATAGGAGaagcaggaaacaaataataataaatcaccgAGGCAATGACCCACACCTGAATCAACCTCTGAAGCACATCTTTGCACGCCAGTGTCTTGTCACTGATGCCCGCCTCCTCGTTGGTCATGAGGATACTGTAGCGGCTATAAAACTCAAAGTAGGTCCACCTGCAAACACAAGATTATTGCATTGGAATAAGATATGCAAAACATTTGTCGTTTACTGATGAAAGCAGATCACCTTGATGGGTAACTTTGGGCACTGATGCGAATTGTTTCAAGCACTCCACAGGCCCGCAGCTGCTGCACCACCCTTCCGGAATCATATctaaaaaacgaaaaaaaaaaaaaaaaactgtcagtcTGGAGATAAGCTCCGAACCAATACATAAGGCTTGACTAGTATTTACTCAAATGGCAGCTTTTCATCGTTTGGCTTGATGCAGCGCACATAGTGAGGCGTGGTAGCGTTCAGTGTCTCCATCAGCAACGACAGAGAGCTGCAGAACTATATTCACAAGGTGTCAGCAAAAGACGCCAAAAGATGACCAAAACTGCTAAACACACGGCGACGCGGTAAACATGTCCACCTTAGCTCCAACTGAGGCCCTCAGCTGTTTATTGGTAGATTTCACACCAGGCCTGGCCGGCTTCACCTTGATACCTTTTATGTTCGGAACACTCGGCCCCTCCTCTTGGAAAAATTGGGCCAGAAAGGCGAACTGATAACAGTGGCAAGAAGAGCATCaagtacttttgtttttgtcatgtattGTTACGATCATAaagtctttgttttattttgtttacctTGCTGACTCTCAAAACCGCAACCAGTTCTTCATAAAGAGTATCTCGGTTCTTCTCAAGAAAACCTTTGCATTGATACTCCACCTTTTGAGCagcaaaacagacaaaaagtaTTAAGAACACCATGATACACTACAATAGTGAATTTGGACACAACtcttaattaattaatcaaaataatttgaatttcatGAATCTTAATTCATCATATTACCAAGACATTTGCGCAAGTTGCCTAACTTTTCCAATAATTTGAATGTTGATTTGTGTTCCGCACCTTGTCTGCAAAGTGTTGAATGACAAAGGTCTCATTTGACAGTTTGGGCCTCTCAAACAAGGGATTGCCATCCAGGTAGTTGTACAGCTTTTGGAGCCAGCTTTGATCAGTGCCTTGAGGAAACTGTAAAGCAAATAACTTGTTTGTCATTGAGAGCAAGTGATTGAATAACATCAGCAccagttgaatttttttttgtttttgtttttttgttaccaAGCATTCTTCATCAAGCAAATCAAGGATTCCCATTTTGGCTTCAATCAAATCAATGACTGGCTGATTGTCATAGAAATCTATTAACGTCCACGGGATGTCTTCTTTCATGTATTCctcctgttccagtttgaaaacatgctggaaagaaaaaggacaaCTTCATGAGCAACCGAATGAAGAGCATGCAGAGATTTGTGCTGATGTGGTACTGACCAAGTTAAACTGCTGCTGAAGCTTTTCATTAGCATAGTTGATACAAAACTGCTCAAAGCTGTTGATGTCAAAGGTCTCAAAGCTGAGGACCACacaataaaagtgaagacacgAAATAATCGAAAGATAGAAAATAAcacgattttttttctgttacccATAAATGTCCAGAACCCCTACGAAAGCATGTTGCTTCCCGGGAACCTGCAGTGCTTTGTTGATCTTGTTAATGACGCAGTCAAACAAATGTGCATAGATGCGTTTGGCTAGGGCGTCTCTGGAATTCACTGCGCGGTCTTTATGCAACGGTTTCACCACCGTCTCGGCCACCAGGACAAGCTTCCGATTGCACAGCCAACGCACTAAGTCGTCTGCACGCACACTCAACAGCTCGCAGAAGATGTGCAGATGTGAATCGCTGTGCTGGAAGTTAGGAAAATAGACAAAATATTGTTGATGTTAAAAGAGCAACACATACTTTTCTAAAAACGACAATCATCAGTTTTGACTGACACAGCCAgtgtattttaatttatttaattgtgGTTATTGTTgcgcttaataataataattaattattattattattattattattattattattattattattattattattattattatttgagagACTTGACATGAGAAAAAATATGTACAAAAAATcagttcttgacaaaaaaagaaatacaggcgtaaaaattataatttgcaaatattttgtacatatttaaaatatacgaTTTTTTCTGGTTAGGAAGTATGTGGCCCTATGTgtgaatatttatatttattctaCTTAAGGGAATTTTTAATACAACACTCAAATTGGATTTGAGTAGATTTGGTATTATTAATATTGTCACTAGAGTAAGACTTAGAAAACAACAAGACTCACTGAAATGGTGGACCTATCATCACCAGAGCTCTTAATTTCCACGTTTCCCAGATGGAGAATGGCTGCAAGAACTTTGAAGACATCAGACTGAAAGTCCTCCTTCAGTCCTAAACAACCACAAAGAGGTTTAATAAATACATATTAAAGAGTAGTGTTGCACCTCCATTCCATCATGCTTTTTTACCCAATAGTGAGAAGGTCTGCTGAGTCTCCTCCATGCCTTTCCTGTCGTCCACACCTTCAATAATGATATCGCCACCAATGCCTGTGTAGTTGAACTCATCGGCACTCActgtaagacaaaaaaaaaataccggcACATTAAATATATGGACATACATAAGTGAGACTGTGTCTCAAACGTTTACACACTTACACAGTTTGAGTGCCTTGAAGTGTGGCAGATGTGCACAGGCGCACATTTGGTAAAATATATGATAGTTTCGCTCAGACTCAGCCTGGAAGAAAAAATGTTACACATGTGACAGTAGAAAGATGAACTGACCAGAATGTCAAGTTGCCATACCTGGAAAACAACTCTGGATTTCTCCAACAGGTAAGTCCTCATGTTTGCACCAATGATTCGATACCTGTTGTCAAAACTGATCTCAGTGAATTTCCCAAAACGGCTACTGTTGTCGTTCCTGATCGTCTTTGCGTTCCCGATGGCCTGAGAGAGAAAGTCAAGCAAGATTGACGCACCAACCGTCCTCACTGTGATGTTGAGAATGAGCGCTTGTCACCTCAGTTATGGGATTGGACGCTAAGACTTTGTCTTCAACTTGGGTCTTGCTGCCAGATTTGCTGACAACAGCAAAGTATCTCATAGCATATCGAGCCGACACTGTTTTACCAGCTCCAGACTCGCCACTGATGATGATAGATTGGTTCTTTTGGTCTCTGGTCAAGACAGCAAACAACTGTTATTGAGAATATGATGATTTTCTGCAAAGTttagtcatcttttttttgctcttcaagcacagtaaaattaaaaaggtacagttcagttgtatttaactttaaatTACAGTCCAATTGAATgtaatgtttgtttgtgtttccacCTGGCCATCTGTTTGTAAGCCTCCTCGGCCACTGCAAAGATATGAGGGTCCATGTCGCCCATGTTCTGACCCGAGTATGCGTGAATGATTGCATCTCCGTAGATATGAATCTGCTTGTACGGATTCAAAGCCACCAGGATGATGCCTGCGGAGGAGACAAGCACCTGATCAGCACTTCcttgagcaaaacaaaacaagacattCCTTCTGGACCTACCACAGTAGGTGTAGATGATTCTGGACTCTAGAAAGCGCACTTTAAGGTTGTGCAGGACTGCAGGTTCATGGAGGTAGCTGAGTGCAGTGAGGTCATTTTCCCCAACTAAGATGTCAGGGTTGCGAAGAGGAGGGAGTTCTGCTGGCGACGAGTCAACGGGCAGCTTGAGTTCCTTTAGGAGAAGAGATGGTCATGTGATGTGTCTGGTTATTTTATTCAACTACAGgtgtttgtgaattttgtcaATTTCACTTACTGTGCCATTTTCCAGAAGCAGTTGTAAACTATCATCTCCATAATGGAAGTCTTTCACAATCTCTGCTGATTTCCATACATGTTCAGCATCTGGAATCCACACTCTATTGTACTAGAGTGCAGATTGGAAAATTACACACTTGTTAAACACTTTAAAGACTTTCCCTTTACTTACACGCAAAAAAATCCCGAAAATAACCTAAACAATATTGCATGACACTAA
The window above is part of the Syngnathus typhle isolate RoL2023-S1 ecotype Sweden linkage group LG7, RoL_Styp_1.0, whole genome shotgun sequence genome. Proteins encoded here:
- the myo5c gene encoding unconventional myosin-Vc isoform X2; this encodes MVLIQLYTRYNRVWIPDAEHVWKSAEIVKDFHYGDDSLQLLLENGTELKLPVDSSPAELPPLRNPDILVGENDLTALSYLHEPAVLHNLKVRFLESRIIYTYCGIILVALNPYKQIHIYGDAIIHAYSGQNMGDMDPHIFAVAEEAYKQMARDQKNQSIIISGESGAGKTVSARYAMRYFAVVSKSGSKTQVEDKVLASNPITEAIGNAKTIRNDNSSRFGKFTEISFDNRYRIIGANMRTYLLEKSRVVFQAESERNYHIFYQMCACAHLPHFKALKLLSADEFNYTGIGGDIIIEGVDDRKGMEETQQTFSLLGLKEDFQSDVFKVLAAILHLGNVEIKSSGDDRSTISHSDSHLHIFCELLSVRADDLVRWLCNRKLVLVAETVVKPLHKDRAVNSRDALAKRIYAHLFDCVINKINKALQVPGKQHAFVGVLDIYGFETFDINSFEQFCINYANEKLQQQFNLHVFKLEQEEYMKEDIPWTLIDFYDNQPVIDLIEAKMGILDLLDEECLFPQGTDQSWLQKLYNYLDGNPLFERPKLSNETFVIQHFADKVEYQCKGFLEKNRDTLYEELVAVLRVSKFAFLAQFFQEEGPSVPNIKGIKVKPARPGVKSTNKQLRASVGAKFCSSLSLLMETLNATTPHYVRCIKPNDEKLPFEYDSGRVVQQLRACGVLETIRISAQSYPSRWTYFEFYSRYSILMTNEEAGISDKTLACKDVLQRLIQDPNQYKFGRTKIFLRAGQVAYLEKLRLDRLRGACITIQKYVRGLIQRRNYQRLRQAAILIQHYIRGKKTVRKAVSAANLKQGWSAVVIQRYWRGFRIKKSYQTRVTDLQSQVDGLIIKKQSMEKMFEASSKEQQEKFDQIKMTLLEDKETQAKLRKTAESNLEIQRKEHDKELGFLKEELRKLKDERISLQMKLEDGDQMTADLQDQVGQLTKHVKVIPDLRRDLSNLQNQKQTIERKMMQHSEEARAKLHDISRLLTGSVVKEEVILGLTADYSEKTYEAEDLLAAFTGLEKATRTLENHRKEQKERYETQIEGLKQKVDYFQNENSSLHTLFTEKNNVNENIRQEVCRLSSENCVIPELKVQISELQRQKHECEVLVEEQRKELEEKAAEMKNNLQKRVEEASSKCRHFEEQAEVLEEVKTTLQDQIRDLQEETAHLNKQLQMERDAKIRLRLEAAELSSRNLDFEEQLDQKERVIKQLENQMISLETAQKSSSPGPKHYLGMLECHKEDESRLIQKLILDLKPKGVAVNMIPVLPSYILFMCIRYADFMNDEEKLLSFMNATITAVKKVTTNHQNDLALLSFWLSNMYQLLNCLKQYSGEEEFSKQSTPRQLSNCLQNFDLSDHQQVVSDLAICIYHQLISAMERALTPAIVPGMLEHESLQGISSMKPRGFIKRSSKNNEDTETYTITFIIQRLSHFYTSMTQHGTEPHIVKQVVKQLLFHIGATTLNNMLLRKDMCSCRKGMQIRCNISYLEEWLQEKDLQNCHLIDTLKPLTEAAWLLQVSKSTDDDAKAITETCVELNTVQIVKILNSYTPMDAFEKRVASSFVRKVQSLRQDHDSSAQLMMDANYRFPITFPFCSSSQALELLQVPNSLHLDFLTMI
- the myo5c gene encoding unconventional myosin-Vc isoform X1, with amino-acid sequence MVLIQLYTRYNRVWIPDAEHVWKSAEIVKDFHYGDDSLQLLLENGTELKLPVDSSPAELPPLRNPDILVGENDLTALSYLHEPAVLHNLKVRFLESRIIYTYCGIILVALNPYKQIHIYGDAIIHAYSGQNMGDMDPHIFAVAEEAYKQMARDQKNQSIIISGESGAGKTVSARYAMRYFAVVSKSGSKTQVEDKVLASNPITEAIGNAKTIRNDNSSRFGKFTEISFDNRYRIIGANMRTYLLEKSRVVFQAESERNYHIFYQMCACAHLPHFKALKLLSADEFNYTGIGGDIIIEGVDDRKGMEETQQTFSLLGLKEDFQSDVFKVLAAILHLGNVEIKSSGDDRSTISHSDSHLHIFCELLSVRADDLVRWLCNRKLVLVAETVVKPLHKDRAVNSRDALAKRIYAHLFDCVINKINKALQVPGKQHAFVGVLDIYGFETFDINSFEQFCINYANEKLQQQFNLHVFKLEQEEYMKEDIPWTLIDFYDNQPVIDLIEAKMGILDLLDEECLFPQGTDQSWLQKLYNYLDGNPLFERPKLSNETFVIQHFADKVEYQCKGFLEKNRDTLYEELVAVLRVSKFAFLAQFFQEEGPSVPNIKGIKVKPARPGVKSTNKQLRASVGAKFCSSLSLLMETLNATTPHYVRCIKPNDEKLPFEYDSGRVVQQLRACGVLETIRISAQSYPSRWTYFEFYSRYSILMTNEEAGISDKTLACKDVLQRLIQDPNQYKFGRTKIFLRAGQVAYLEKLRLDRLRGACITIQKYVRGLIQRRNYQRLRQAAILIQHYIRGKKTVRKAVSAANLKQGWSAVVIQRYWRGFRIKKSYQTVRLGIIIIQAYTRGWLARRSYSKLVEARKASVLQKYARAWLARRRFNAMRRLVQQVQLSFRVQQLRKKNEEQSKENCGLVERLTSLANSHSQAMERLQALETQLKKTATQKASLEAREKKVKEDASLRVTDLQSQVDGLIIKKQSMEKMFEASSKEQQEKFDQIKMTLLEDKETQAKLRKTAESNLEIQRKEHDKELGFLKEELRKLKDERISLQMKLEDGDQMTADLQDQVGQLTKHVKVIPDLRRDLSNLQNQKQTIERKMMQHSEEARAKLHDISRLLTGSVVKEEVILGLTADYSEKTYEAEDLLAAFTGLEKATRTLENHRKEQKERYETQIEGLKQKVDYFQNENSSLHTLFTEKNNVNENIRQEVCRLSSENCVIPELKVQISELQRQKHECEVLVEEQRKELEEKAAEMKNNLQKRVEEASSKCRHFEEQAEVLEEVKTTLQDQIRDLQEETAHLNKQLQMERDAKIRLRLEAAELSSRNLDFEEQLDQKERVIKQLENQMISLETAQKSSSPGPKHYLGMLECHKEDESRLIQKLILDLKPKGVAVNMIPVLPSYILFMCIRYADFMNDEEKLLSFMNATITAVKKVTTNHQNDLALLSFWLSNMYQLLNCLKQYSGEEEFSKQSTPRQLSNCLQNFDLSDHQQVVSDLAICIYHQLISAMERALTPAIVPGMLEHESLQGISSMKPRGFIKRSSKNNEDTETYTITFIIQRLSHFYTSMTQHGTEPHIVKQVVKQLLFHIGATTLNNMLLRKDMCSCRKGMQIRCNISYLEEWLQEKDLQNCHLIDTLKPLTEAAWLLQVSKSTDDDAKAITETCVELNTVQIVKILNSYTPMDAFEKRVASSFVRKVQSLRQDHDSSAQLMMDANYRFPITFPFCSSSQALELLQVPNSLHLDFLTMI